The proteins below come from a single Caulobacter flavus genomic window:
- a CDS encoding SDR family oxidoreductase: MTAHPFLNDRLLVTGAGGQLGRRVVELLLEAGAPHVIATTRDPAKLADLAARGVEVRAADFDDPASLDAAFAGVDRLLLVSTDALDKPGRRIAQHRAAVAAAAKAGVRHVAYTSAPGVRPQAQGLDDHFWTEAAIFAEPSLTWTILRHNLYAEVILMGAGQALASGTLYTATADKGRAYVTREDCARADAAALLGAEGRQILEVSGPEAITQDTVADLLAQLSGKPVTHQAIPLEALRAGLAGAGLPPPYVELLATFDHDAAEGRHAVITDTVERLTGKAPTTVAAFLAANKAALG, translated from the coding sequence ATGACCGCTCACCCCTTTCTCAACGACCGCCTGCTGGTGACCGGCGCCGGAGGCCAGCTGGGCCGCCGCGTGGTCGAGCTGCTGCTGGAGGCCGGCGCGCCGCACGTGATCGCCACGACCCGCGACCCGGCCAAGCTGGCCGACCTGGCCGCCCGGGGCGTGGAGGTGCGCGCCGCCGACTTCGACGACCCCGCCTCGCTGGACGCCGCCTTCGCCGGCGTCGACCGCCTGCTGCTGGTCAGCACCGACGCCCTGGACAAGCCCGGCCGCCGCATCGCCCAGCACCGCGCCGCCGTCGCCGCGGCCGCCAAGGCCGGCGTCAGGCACGTGGCCTACACCTCGGCCCCGGGCGTGCGGCCGCAGGCGCAAGGGCTGGACGACCACTTCTGGACCGAGGCGGCGATCTTCGCCGAGCCGTCGCTGACCTGGACCATCCTGCGCCACAACCTCTATGCCGAGGTGATCCTGATGGGCGCGGGCCAGGCCCTGGCGAGCGGGACGCTCTACACCGCCACGGCCGACAAGGGCCGCGCCTATGTGACGCGCGAGGACTGCGCCCGCGCCGACGCCGCCGCCCTGCTGGGCGCGGAAGGCCGCCAGATCCTCGAGGTCTCTGGTCCCGAGGCGATCACCCAGGATACGGTCGCGGACCTGCTGGCGCAGCTCTCGGGCAAGCCGGTGACGCACCAGGCCATCCCGCTGGAGGCCCTGCGCGCGGGCCTGGCCGGCGCTGGCCTGCCGCCGCCCTATGTGGAGCTGCTGGCGACCTTCGACCATGACGCCGCCGAGGGCCGCCACGCGGTGATCACCGACACGGTCGAACGCCTGACGGGCAAGGCCCCGACCACCGTCGCGGCCTTCCTGGCGGCGAACAAGGCCGCCCTGGGCTGA
- a CDS encoding DUF1993 domain-containing protein has product MTITAHRVSVPVFVQGLKGLSGVLAKAAAHVEERKLDPEALLKARLYPDMFPLIRQVQIATDFAKGASARLAGVEVPAWDDTETSFADLSARVARAIAYVEGLDPAAFDGAEDRTVALTRRGETTEHNALDYLTGQALPNFYFHLATAYAILRENGVVLGKRDFLGTA; this is encoded by the coding sequence ATGACCATTACCGCCCACCGCGTCAGCGTCCCCGTCTTCGTCCAGGGCCTGAAGGGCCTGTCGGGCGTGCTGGCCAAGGCCGCCGCCCACGTCGAGGAACGCAAGCTCGACCCCGAGGCCCTGCTGAAGGCGCGGCTCTATCCCGACATGTTCCCGCTGATCCGCCAGGTGCAGATCGCCACCGACTTCGCCAAGGGCGCCAGCGCCCGCCTGGCCGGGGTCGAGGTTCCCGCCTGGGACGACACCGAGACCAGCTTCGCCGACCTGTCGGCCCGCGTGGCCCGCGCCATCGCCTATGTCGAGGGCCTGGACCCGGCCGCCTTCGACGGCGCCGAGGACCGCACCGTCGCCCTGACCCGTCGCGGCGAGACCACCGAGCACAACGCCCTCGACTACCTGACCGGCCAGGCCCTGCCGAACTTCTACTTCCACCTGGCCACCGCCTACGCGATCCTGCGCGAAAACGGCGTGGTTCTGGGCAAGCGCGACTTCCTCGGTACGGCCTGA
- a CDS encoding winged helix-turn-helix transcriptional regulator: MKEPPAPTPEALSPEAMCEAMDGWRDQGFTSADCPVRDVVDHLGDKWSTLILSLLFIGSKRFGVLRRSVPDISQRMLTQTLRDLQRDGLIERQVFPTKPPSVEYSLSPLGMSLQGPLNALIAWAVDHHGAIRAARAAYDQADAA, translated from the coding sequence TTGAAGGAACCACCCGCCCCGACGCCGGAAGCCCTTTCGCCTGAGGCCATGTGCGAGGCGATGGACGGCTGGCGCGACCAGGGCTTCACGAGCGCTGATTGCCCGGTGCGCGACGTCGTCGACCACCTGGGCGACAAGTGGAGCACGCTGATCCTGTCGCTGCTGTTCATCGGCTCCAAGCGGTTCGGGGTCCTGCGTCGATCCGTGCCCGACATCTCTCAGCGCATGCTGACCCAGACCCTGCGCGATCTTCAGCGCGACGGTCTGATCGAGCGCCAGGTGTTCCCCACCAAGCCGCCGAGCGTCGAATACAGCCTCTCGCCGCTGGGGATGTCGCTGCAGGGGCCGCTCAACGCCCTGATCGCCTGGGCGGTCGACCACCACGGCGCCATCCGCGCCGCGCGGGCCGCCTACGACCAGGCCGACGCGGCCTGA